A genomic window from Halorubrum lacusprofundi ATCC 49239 includes:
- a CDS encoding inositol monophosphatase family protein: MSEYLSVAIEAAKIAGEYQRNQFEEITEHDYKSPGNPVSGVDHRSEALIVERLSSSFPDHTILSEESGMMGDHETKWIVDPLDGTSNYLRGLPDFTVSIGLSVGGETELGVVYRPVSDELFAASKRSEPPDEAVTLGVSDRDAIEEALVAIPYSSRNKDRDRVWETHRYFGSQVEGLRSTGSGALDLANLASGVTDIVYAFDQSEWDRTAGRFLVEIADGVVTGHDGGATSTGDFVASNEKLHERATDLK, translated from the coding sequence ATGTCTGAGTACCTTTCTGTGGCGATAGAGGCCGCTAAAATCGCTGGGGAGTACCAGCGTAATCAGTTCGAGGAAATAACCGAGCACGACTACAAGTCACCGGGGAATCCCGTGTCCGGAGTGGATCATAGATCCGAGGCCCTCATCGTAGAACGTCTCTCGTCGTCCTTTCCGGACCATACGATCCTCTCCGAAGAATCAGGGATGATGGGAGATCACGAGACGAAGTGGATAGTTGACCCCCTCGACGGCACCTCAAACTACCTGCGAGGCCTTCCCGATTTCACGGTCTCGATCGGGCTGTCCGTCGGAGGTGAAACGGAGTTGGGAGTCGTGTATCGGCCGGTTAGCGACGAGCTGTTCGCCGCGTCGAAGCGGAGCGAGCCGCCGGACGAAGCCGTCACACTCGGGGTCTCGGATCGGGACGCGATCGAAGAAGCGCTCGTGGCAATCCCGTACTCCTCGCGGAACAAGGATCGCGATCGGGTGTGGGAGACACACCGGTACTTCGGGAGTCAGGTGGAAGGACTACGTTCGACCGGATCCGGAGCCCTCGACCTCGCGAATCTGGCCAGTGGCGTTACCGACATTGTTTACGCCTTCGATCAGAGCGAGTGGGATCGTACCGCCGGCCGGTTTTTGGTCGAAATAGCCGACGGAGTCGTAACGGGACACGACGGTGGCGCCACGTCGACCGGGGACTTCGTCGCCTCAAACGAGAAACTGCACGAGAGAGCCACCGACCTCAAGTGA
- a CDS encoding ISH3-like element ISHla8 family transposase, which translates to MFTIPDPDEYLSASDVKDVAEEVITPLPLPGVEGSPLDPGDIWLVVILACTNQNSIWDTCNDTEGTPCDDTVLRWLHTLNRQWLEVVANLLLARLAMTIFDPDRSRTVSIDFIDNPYHGEHHAEKGELCSMAPKDGTTTCHRYCTAYVVSNGKPVTLAMTYVRSDEDEADAVERVLARVENYPFEIDLLLADSGFYNERVIRRARDIAPTVVHVPKKGERMKDKLETHKSYMTTYRMYKDSERELRFPLAVAVSYQNGDRGKHGEVVRGYVACGVTDRSAKQVEHRYRKRSGIETTYRLLRQARGITTTRDPVVRFAIMLVAALLENLWLVLRWAVVARPRRGGRDLPEEFTFKTFCDWIRHELEEELRRRWKIKANGVGVPASQATAAG; encoded by the coding sequence GTGTTCACCATACCTGATCCAGACGAGTACCTTTCGGCGTCGGATGTCAAAGACGTAGCGGAAGAGGTCATTACGCCACTCCCGTTGCCGGGTGTCGAGGGGAGCCCCCTCGACCCCGGCGACATCTGGCTCGTCGTCATCCTAGCCTGCACTAACCAGAACTCGATTTGGGACACCTGCAACGATACCGAGGGAACGCCGTGTGACGACACTGTCTTGAGGTGGCTCCACACACTCAACCGTCAGTGGCTTGAGGTCGTTGCCAACCTTCTGCTCGCACGGCTCGCCATGACGATTTTCGACCCTGACCGGTCGAGAACCGTCTCCATCGACTTCATCGACAATCCCTACCACGGCGAGCACCATGCTGAGAAAGGCGAACTCTGTTCGATGGCTCCTAAGGACGGGACTACGACCTGCCACCGCTACTGCACGGCGTACGTCGTCTCGAACGGGAAGCCGGTGACGCTGGCGATGACTTACGTCCGCAGTGACGAAGATGAGGCTGACGCGGTCGAGCGCGTGCTCGCCCGCGTCGAAAACTATCCCTTCGAGATCGATCTCTTGCTTGCCGACAGCGGATTCTACAACGAGCGCGTCATCCGCCGCGCTCGTGATATCGCCCCAACGGTCGTTCACGTGCCCAAGAAGGGCGAGCGCATGAAGGACAAACTCGAAACTCACAAGTCGTACATGACGACCTATCGCATGTACAAGGACAGCGAGCGGGAACTGCGCTTCCCGCTCGCGGTCGCTGTCTCCTACCAGAACGGAGATCGAGGCAAGCACGGCGAGGTCGTTCGTGGCTACGTGGCGTGTGGCGTTACTGATCGCTCAGCGAAGCAGGTCGAACACCGCTACAGGAAGCGTTCAGGCATCGAAACGACCTATCGCTTACTTCGGCAAGCACGCGGGATCACGACGACGCGTGATCCCGTCGTGCGGTTTGCCATCATGTTGGTCGCGGCATTGCTGGAGAACCTGTGGCTGGTGCTACGGTGGGCGGTCGTCGCCCGCCCACGGCGGGGCGGGCGCGACCTGCCCGAGGAGTTCACGTTCAAGACGTTCTGTGACTGGATTCGTCATGAGCTGGAAGAGGAGTTACGCCGCCGGTGGAAGATCAAAGCGAACGGGGTTGGAGTGCCAGCATCACAGGCAACGGCCGCGGGCTGA